One Glycine soja cultivar W05 chromosome 2, ASM419377v2, whole genome shotgun sequence genomic region harbors:
- the LOC114370299 gene encoding transcription factor PHYTOCHROME INTERACTING FACTOR-LIKE 15-like — MRILKELIPNCNKTDKASMLDDAIEYLKTLKLQIQMMSMDAGFCIPFMMLRNAAHHMMNTPLLHQLMGLGMGFRPDTAIPCSLPQFPITPLPAITDNRVHFFGFPNQVPPMPISHAPFIPMLGNPSTQTPLATSTAINLAENPASSQLTTLMASVPKNLYLSGQSEYATKQAPSQVSLHH, encoded by the exons ATGCGTATATTGAAGGAGCTCATACCCAATTGCAATAAG ACGGACAAAGCATCAATGCTTGATGATGCCATCGAATATCTTAAGACCCTAAAGCTTCAGATACAG ATGATGTCAATGGATGCTGGATTTTGTATACCTTTTATGATGCTACGTAATGCTGCTCATCATATGATGAACACACCCCTTTTACATCAGTTAATGGGACTTGGAATGGGGTTCAGGCCAGACACAGCCATACCTTGTAGCCTCCCTCAGTTCCCTATTACACCTTTGCCTGCCATCACTGACAACAGAGTTCACTTTTTTGGTTTCCCTAACCAAGTGCCACCCATGCCAATTTCTCATGCACCTTTCATTCCAATGCTTGGAAATCCTTCTACACAAACCCCTCTTGCAACTAGCACAGCTATCAACCTGGCAGAAAACCCTGCTTCTTCCCAGTTAACAACTCTAATGGCCTCAGTCCCCAAGAACTTGTATCTAAGTGGGCAATCTGAATATGCAACAAAGCAAGCACCGAGTCAAGTTTCCCTTCACCACTAG
- the LOC114377933 gene encoding meiosis-specific protein ASY3-like, producing the protein MDVEARQILHDERTSGCRSFSSNIHPSSQTRKISVGVMADSIGCTRNGATKGDGAVVPNTERVISNVRNCPGEKSQVEGVTPSFNMKQTGGPREVKCSWFSKSFYQRTPTSEAILQANQDSTLLVSPGGWDEPNGIESAAGKHNVQFFSHQTSVFASNNYKKFDADTTRMKGRKDGTTEKEKQFTFTTAQQVLESDKTDLEDKINRAENRTENLRMKLCQILGTTSSPKSSHSGSHAHNTEEESLPLEQHLNQKENKSTKTIQNSDTIETDSENPDHTPQRPVTRSLSRKRAYSKKQPGKGKSGPSSKNTEKLGEKSIFSFEEKWTGRQNAFPNDGSLKKKSQRKNSKIGKNKICLTENDTTDKLHQGTSKTDLPLHDRTTFSLGKIAGGFSSPEYQTKHPQTENTNQEKEFYQPPIVYTDKHGEVEVSENGNQQEYRSNPVIQNVAAKSQDDFPSPTFQLKSPILSFSPNSTPKTGQKETDVNSLASTERTFSLGSIHSLRTPQASEPDFNRLGEQMQLSDMEELKSFIPRKDKSSETEKKEQGGGSSDSSSEEENFQGYHEGSRVGHAYERKKFDLHPIKRLCKQEGNKFNDRSPASVSSKGTGDSDWIDEASEQNQDGFVRAVELLALELGKLQSKLKSMTSQKSSEILKSVAEEIHLQLQNVHTQIQTDMGKLTSLGKSKRKRMETRFEDQQKQLRLIYNRFKEEVNQHLQDCRSTVEDLEADQIEIKRAMEKQRVAHKKLLSQVEEAVQIQLDDAQRKITVTQEKARGKLLQLKQVVAMCLKEETLN; encoded by the exons GAGCGAACGAGTGGTTGTAGGAGTTTTAGCAGCAATATCCATCCGTCTAGCCAGACAAGGAAAATTTCTGTAGGAGTTATGGCAGATTCAATTGGTTGCACAAGAAATGGAGCCACGAAAGGGGATGGGGCTGTCGTGCCAAATACTGAAAGGGTAATCTCTAATGTGAGAAATTGCCCTGGAGAAAAGAGCCAAGTTGAAGGAGTGACACCTTCCTTCAATATGAAGCAAACTGGGGGTCCAAGAGAGGTGAAGTGTTCTTGGTTCTCTAAATCCTTCTACCAAAGAACACCTACTTCTGAGGCCATTCTGCAAGCCAATCAAGACTCTACTTTACTAGTCTCTCCTGGTGGCTGGGATGAGCCTAATGGAATAGAATCTGCAGCTGGGAAACACAACGTTCAGTTTTTCTCTCATCAGACTTCAGTTTTTGCTTCTAATAATTACAAGAAGTTTGATGCGGACACTACCAGAATGAAGGGAAGGAAGGACGGGACCACTGAAAAGGAAAAGCAATTTACATTTACCACTGCACAGCAAGTCCTAGAGTCTGACAAAACCGATCTAGAAGACAAAATAAATAGAGCAGAAAACAGAACTGAGaatttgaggatgaagcttTGCCAAATATTGGGGACCACTTCTTCCCCTAAGAGTAGCCATTCAGGTTCTCATGCTCATAACACGGAGGAGGAAAGTTTGCCACTTGAGCAGCATTTGAACCAGAAGGAAAATAAATCCACTAAGACCATACAAAATTCGGATACTATAGAAACTGATTCAGAAAATCCTGATCATACTCCTCAGAGGCCAGTAACTCGTTCTTTAAGCAGAAAGAGAGCGTATTCCAAAAAGCAACCAGGAAAAGGTAAAAGTGGCCCATCTTCAAAAAACACAGAGAAGCTTGGAGAAAAAAGTATATTCTCTTTTGAGGAAAAATGGACTGGAAGGCAAAATGCTTTTCCAAATGATGGTTCCTTGAAGAAAAAGAGTCAAAGAAAGAATTCTAAAATTGGGAAAAATAAGATCTGCTTAACTGAAAATGACACCACAGATAAACTTCATCAAGGCACTTCGAAGACTGATCTACCATTGCATGACAGAACAACATTTTCACTTGGGAAGATAGCGGGGGGATTTAGCTCACCTGAATATCAGACAAAACACCCTCAGACAGAGAACACAAACCAGGAAAAAGAATTTTACCAGCCACCAATAGTATATACAGATAAGCATGGAGAAGTTGAGGTTTCAGAAAATGGAAACCAGCAAGAATATAGAAGCAATCCAGTTATACAGAATGTTGCTGCTAAGTCACAAGATGATTTTCCAAGTCCTACATTTCAACTTAAGTCAcctattttaagtttttctccTAACTCAACACCAAAAACAGGCCAAAaggaaactgatgttaatagtCTAGCATCAACTGAAAGGACATTTTCTCTGGGAAGCATTCATAGTTTAAGAACTCCCCAGGCTTCAGAGCCAGACTTCAACAGGCTAGGAGAACAAATGCAACTTTCT GATATGGAAGAACTCAAGTCTTTTATTCCCAGAAAAGACAAATCTTCTGAGACAGAGAAAAAAGAGCAGGGTGGTGGTTCATCTGATTCATCATCTGAAGAGGAGAACTTTCAAGGATATCATGAAG GTTCAAGAGTAGGACATGCTTACGAGAGGAAAAAATTTGATCTTCATCCTATCAAAAGGCTGTGCAAGCAAGAAGGCAATAAATTTAATGACAGGAGTCCAGCTTCAGTGTCTTCAAAAG GGACAGGAGACAGTGATTGGATCGATGAAGCTTCTGAGCAGAATCAAGATGGGTTTGTAAG GGCTGTTGAACTGTTAGCCTTGGAATTGGGCAAACTTCAGAGCAAACTTAAGTCAATGACAAGTCAGAAATCCTCAGAAATTTTGAAGTCTGTTGCTGAAGAAATACATCTGCAGTTGCAGAATGTTCATACCCAGATTCAGACAGACAT GGGAAAGCTTACAAGTCTCggtaaatcaaagagaaaacgGATGGAAACAAGATTTGAAG ATCAACAGAAACAGTTGAGGTTAATATACAATAGATTCAAGGAAGAGGTTAATCAGCATCTACAGGATTGCAGGAGCACTGTTGAAGATCTTGAAGCAGATCAGATAGAGATCAAGAGAGCCATGGAAAAGCAAA GAGTAGCACATAAGAAGCTTCTGTCGCAAGTTGAAGAAGCAGTGCAGATCCAACTTGATGACGCTCAAAGGAAAATCACAGTCACCCAGGAG AAGGCGAGGGGGAAACTTCTACAATTGAAGCAGGTTGTAGCGATGTGCTTGAAAGAGGAAACACTAAATTGA
- the LOC114377923 gene encoding putative pentatricopeptide repeat-containing protein At3g01580: protein MLKASLSGRVLLRRLTTLTWSCPCRASMLFGTKVNAHAIAMLITFTRQQHSLPIHFTVTSFHRLKSPPNLHEARTLHALLLVLGFFQPTCPHSSSFASQLVNVYVNFGSLQHAFLTFRALPHKPIIAWNAILRGLVAVGHFTKAIHFYHSMLQHGVTPDNYTYPLVLKACSSLHALQLGRWVHETMHGKTKANVYVQCAVIDMFAKCGSVEDARRMFEEMPDRDLASWTALICGTMWNGECLEALLLFRKMRSEGLMPDSVIVASILPACGRLEAVKLGMALQGCAVRSGFESDLYVSNAVIDMYCKCGDPLEAHRVFSHMVYSDVVSWSTLIAGYSQNCLYQESYKLYIGMINVGLATNAIVATSVLPALGKLELLKQGKEMHNFVLKEGLMSDVVVGSALIVMYANCGSIKEAESIFECTSDKDIMVWNSMIVGYNLVGDFESAFFTFRRIWGAEHRPNFITVVSILPICTQMGALRQGKEIHGYVTKSGLGLNVSVGNSLIDMYSKCGFLELGEKVFKQMMVRNVTTYNTMISACGSHGQGEKGLAFYEQMKEEGNRPNKVTFISLLSACSHAGLLDRGWLLYNSMINDYGIEPNMEHYSCMVDLIGRAGDLDGAYKFITRMPMTPDANVFGSLLGACRLHNKVELTELLAERILQLKADDSGHYVLLSNLYASGKRWEDMSKVRSMIKDKGLEKKPGSSWIQVGHCIYVFHATSAFHPAFAKIEETLNSLLLVMKSEDYMLTNVNDKLLT from the coding sequence ATGTTGAAAGCTTCCTTGTCTGGGCGCGTGTTGCTAAGAAGATTAACAACATTGACATGGTCGTGTCCATGTAGAGCGAGCATGCTGTTTGGAACTAAAGTCAATGCTCACGCCATTGCTATGCTTATAACATTCACACGCCAACAACACTCACTTCCCATTCACTTCACCGTTACCTCCTTCCACCGCCTCAAGTCTCCACCCAATCTTCACGAAGCCAGAACGTTGCACGCTCTTCTTCTCGTTTTGGGTTTCTTTCAACCCACGTGTCCTCATTCATCATCCTTTGCTTCCCAACTTGTCAATGTCTATGTCAACTTTGGTTCCCTCCAACACGCGTTTCTCACCTTCCGTGCACTGCCTCACAAACCCATCATTGCTTGGAACGCCATACTCAGAGGTCTGGTTGCTGTTGGCCACTTCACCAAAGCCATTCACTTTTATCACTCCATGCTCCAACATGGTGTGACACCTGATAACTACACATACCCTCTTGTCCTCAAGGCTTGTTCTTCCTTGCATGCACTGCAATTAGGAAGATGGGTTCATGAGACCATGCACGGTAAAACAAAGGCTAATGTTTACGTTCAGTGTGCTGTGATTGACATGTTTGCTAAGTGTGGAAGCGTTGAGGATGCACGTAGGATGTTTGAGGAAATGCCGGATAGAGACTTGGCCTCGTGGACTGCCTTGATATGTGGGACCATGTGGAATGGTGAGTGTCTTGAAGCACTTTTGCTATTCAGAAAGATGAGATCGGAAGGTCTGATGCCTGATTCGGTGATTGTGGCGTCTATCTTACCGGCATGTGGAAGATTGGAGGCTGTGAAATTGGGGATGGCGTTGCAGGGCTGTGCCGTGAGGAGTGGCTTTGAGAGTGATTTGTATGTCTCCAATGCTGTGATAGACATGTACTGTAAATGCGGTGACCCACTTGAGGCCCATCGCGTGTTTAGTCACATGGTTTATAGCGATGTAGTTTCTTGGAGTACCTTGATTGCTGGCTACTCACAAAACTGCCTATACCAAGAGAGTTATAAACTGTATATTGGAATGATAAATGTGGGTTTAGCAACAAATGCGATTGTTGCCACGAGCGTTCTTCCTGCTTTGGGAAAACTCGAGTTGTTGAAACAAGGGAAGGAGATGCACAACTTTGTTCTTAAAGAAGGACTCATGTCTGATGTTGTTGTAGGAAGTGCATTGATTGTTATGTATGCTAATTGTGGGTCTATCAAGGAAGCAGAGTCAATATTTGAGTGCACGTCAGATAAGGATATCATGGTGTGGAATTCAATGATAGTAGGGTATAATTTAGTTGGTGACTTTGAGTCAGCATTCTTTACTTTCAGAAGAATTTGGGGAGCTGAACATAGGCCAAATTTCATTACTGTAGTAAGTATCCTTCCTATATGCACCCAAATGGGAGCTCTTAGACAGGGAAAGGAAATCCATGGTTATGTGACCAAGAGCGGTCTAGGATTAAATGTTTCTGTGGGAAACTCTCTAATAGACATGTACAGCAAATGCGGATTTCTAGAACTCGGAGAGAAGGTCTTTAAACAGATGATGGTAAGGAATGTCACAACATATAACACTATGATCTCGGCCTGTGGATCTCATGGCCAGGGTGAAAAAGGTTTGGCATTTTATGAGCAAATGAAGGAGGAAGGAAATAGACCAAACAAAGTCACTTTTATTTCACTGTTATCTGCATGTAGTCATGCAGGTCTCCTTGATAGAGGGTGGTTGTTGTATAATTCAATGATTAATGATTATGGAATTGAGCCAAATATGGAACACTACTCGTGCATGGTGGATCTCATTGGTAGAGCAGGAGATCTTGATGGTGCATACAAGTTCATCACAAGGATGCCTATGACACCAGATGCCAATGTCTTTGGGAGCTTACTAGGTGCTTGTCGACTTCACAACAAAGTGGAACTGACTGAGCTTCTTGCAGAGCGTATTTTACAATTGAAAGCTGATGATTCAGGCCACTATGTTCTTTTGTCAAATTTATATGCCTCTGGGAAAAGATGGGAAGACATGTCAAAGGTGAGAAGCATGATAAAAGATAAAGGGTTGGAGAAAAAACCAGGAAGTAGCTGGATTCAGGTGGGTCACTGCATTTATGTTTTCCATGCTACCAGTGCCTTTCATCCTGCGTTTGCAAAGATTGAGGAGACTCTGAATAGCTTATTGTTAGTGATGAAAAGTGAAGACTATATGTTAACCAACGTTAATGATAAACTTTTAACGTGA